Proteins found in one Pongo pygmaeus isolate AG05252 chromosome 8, NHGRI_mPonPyg2-v2.0_pri, whole genome shotgun sequence genomic segment:
- the CH25H gene encoding cholesterol 25-hydroxylase yields MSCRNCSDPQVLCSSGQLFLQPLWDHLRSWEALLQSPFFPVIFSITTYVGFCLPFVVLDILCSWVPALRRYKIHPDFSPSARQLLPCLGQTLYQHVMFVFPVTLLHWVRSPALLPHEAPELLLLLYHILFCLLLFDMEFFVWHLLHHKVPWLYRTFHKVHHQNSSSFALATQYMSVWELFSLGFFDMMNVTLLGCHPLTTLTFHVVNIWLSVEDHSGYNFPWSTHRLVPFGWYGGVVHHDLHHSHFNCNFAPYFTHWDKILGTLRTASVPGR; encoded by the coding sequence ATGAGCTGCCGCAACTGCTCCGACCCCCAGGTCCTTTGCAGCTCCGGGCAGCTGTTCCTGCAGCCCCTCTGGGACCACCTGAGGAGCTGGGAGGCCCTCCTACAGTCGCCCTTCTTCCCAGTCATCTTCTCCATCACCACATACGTGGGCTTTTGCCTGCCCTTCGTAGTCCTGGATATCCTGTGCTCCTGGGTGCCCGCCCTGCGGCGCTACAAGATCCACCCTGACTTCTCGCCCTCCGCGCGGCAGCTGCTACCTTGCCTGGGGCAGACCCTCTACCAGCATGTGATGTTTGTGTTCCCTGTGACGCTGCTGCATTGGGTCCGCAGCCCGGCCCTCCTGCCCCATGAAGCTCCCgagctgctcctgctgctgtACCACATCCTGTTCTGCCTGCTACTCTTCGACATGGAGTTCTTCGTGTGGCACCTGCTGCACCACAAGGTGCCCTGGCTGTACCGCACCTTCCACAAGGTGCACCACCAGAACTCGTCCTCGTTCGCGCTGGCAACGCAGTATATGAGCGTCTGGGAACTGTTTTCTTTGGGCTTCTTCGACATGATGAACGTCACGCTGCTCGGGTGCCACCCGCTCACCACCCTGACCTTCCACGTGGTCAACATCTGGCTGTCAGTGGAGGACCACTCCGGCTACAACTTCCCTTGGTCCACTCACAGACTGGTGCCCTTCGGGTGGTACGGGGGTGTGGTGCACCACGACCTGCATCACTCTCACTTTAACTGCAACTTCGCTCCGTACTTTACACACTGGGACAAAATACTGGGAACACTGCGGACTGCATCTGTCCCAGGGCGGTGA